The Zalophus californianus isolate mZalCal1 chromosome 8, mZalCal1.pri.v2, whole genome shotgun sequence genome has a segment encoding these proteins:
- the LOC113937418 gene encoding nucleoside diphosphate kinase, mitochondrial-like yields MGLCSFCAQPAALGLRVTGGLLGRVVLPGLLSGPRAPSPSLLARPSSGGSSWTRERTLVVVKPDGVQRRLVGDVIQRFERRGFKLVGMKMLQAPERVLAEHYHDLQRKPFYPALISYMTSGPVVAMVWEGPNVVCSSRAMVGHTNSAEAAPGTIRGDFSIHISRNIIHASDSVEGAQREIQLWFQSSELVDWADEGHQRSIYPP; encoded by the coding sequence atgggcttgtgctctttctgcGCTCAGCCAGCGGCCCTCGGGCTGAGGGTCACGGGCGGCCTCTTGGGGCGCGTGGTGCTGCCGGGGCTGCTGAGCGGCCCACGGGCCCCAAGCCCGAGCCTGCTCGCACGCCCCAGCTCGGGAGGGTCCTCCTGGACCCGGGAGCGGACCCTGGTTGTAGTGAAGCCAGATGGGGTGCAGCGGCGGCTTGTTGGGGATGTGATCCAGCGCTTTGAGAGGAGGGGCTTCAAGCTGGTGGGGATGAAGATGCTGCAGGCGCCAGAGAGAGTCCTTGCTGAGCACTACCATGACCTGCAGAGGAAGCCCTTCTACCCAGCCCTCATCAGCTACATGACCTCCGGCCCCGTGGTGGCCATGGTCTGGGAAGGCCCCAACGTGGTCTGCTCCTCAAGGGCCATGGTAGGACACACCAACTCAGCTGAGGCTGCCCCTGGCACCATCAGGGGGGACTTCAGCATCCACATCAGCAGGAACATCATCCATGCCAGCGACTCCGTGGAGGGGGCCCAGAGGGAGATCCAGCTATGGTTTCAGAGCAGTGAGCTGGTGGACTGGGCAGACGAAGGCCACCAGAGAAGCATCTACCCACCCTGA